A window of the Eretmochelys imbricata isolate rEreImb1 chromosome 7, rEreImb1.hap1, whole genome shotgun sequence genome harbors these coding sequences:
- the LOC144267497 gene encoding phospholipase A and acyltransferase 3-like — translation MNDETRNNSTSCIRVKIPAVHVRSPYLLSEVELKPGDLIEIFRSCYQHWAIYVGDGKVVHLAPPCEHPTDGVASVLAALSDRAYVKKDWLEDVVRKDRYRVNNKHDETHHPLPISKIVRRAQELVGREMPYNLTSHNCEHFVMELRYGVAMSDQVTEAIAMGTVGVMGVAAAVIRSMAQRRKHRKE, via the exons ATGAATGATGAGACGCGAAATAATTCCACCTCCTGCATCAGGGTGAAGATCCCCGCCGTCCACGTAA GATCCCCATATCTCCTCTCCGAGGTGGAACTCAAACCCGGTGACCTGATTGAGATCTTCCGCTCATGCTACCAGCACTGGGCAATCTACGTCGGTGATGGCAAAGTCGTTCACCTGGCTCCTCCTT GTGAGCACCCCACGGACGGCGTTGCCAGCGTCCTGGCTGCCCTGTCCGACAGAGCCTATGTGAAGAAGGACTGGCTGGAGGACGTGGTGCGCAAGGACCGCTACCGGGTGAACAACAAGCACGACGAGACTCACCACCCGCTGCCAATCTCCAAGATCGTCCGGCGGgcccaggagctggtggggcGCGAGATGCCCTACAACCTGACCAGCCACAACTGTGAGCACTTCGTCATGGAGCTGCGCTATGGCGTGGCCATGAGCGACCAG GTCACAGAAGCAATAGCCATGGGCACTGTGGGGGTGATGGGAGTGGCGGCGGCTGTGATCAGATCCATGGCTCAGAGACGCAAGCATCGGAAGGAGTAG